In one Candidatus Krumholzibacteriota bacterium genomic region, the following are encoded:
- a CDS encoding class I SAM-dependent methyltransferase — translation MTIDPRRAYFDGIADRWDGWDDLDSPGFTLREGLRGFGVEAGERAVDLGCGTGNLTAAILALLGDAGRVVAVDFSPRMIALAAEKVRDGRASFLVADAAGLPLAGGSVDRIVCYSTWPHFTDHLAAARELARVLRPGGMLHVWHTSSRETINGIHVEAGGPVGADLLPPANELAAVVERAGFTVTEAIDAERYLVSARRTERS, via the coding sequence CGATCCGCGGCGGGCATACTTCGACGGGATCGCCGATCGATGGGACGGGTGGGACGATCTCGATTCCCCCGGCTTCACGCTGCGGGAAGGGCTCCGCGGCTTCGGGGTCGAGGCGGGGGAGCGGGCCGTCGATCTCGGATGCGGCACGGGGAATCTCACCGCCGCCATCCTCGCCCTCCTCGGAGACGCCGGGCGCGTCGTCGCGGTGGATTTCTCTCCGCGGATGATCGCCCTCGCCGCGGAGAAGGTGCGGGACGGGCGGGCGTCTTTCCTCGTCGCCGACGCCGCGGGGCTGCCGCTCGCCGGCGGGTCCGTCGACCGGATCGTCTGCTATTCCACCTGGCCGCATTTCACCGATCACCTCGCGGCGGCGCGGGAGCTCGCCCGCGTCCTCCGGCCGGGAGGGATGCTGCATGTCTGGCACACCTCCTCGCGCGAGACGATCAACGGGATCCACGTCGAGGCGGGCGGCCCGGTGGGCGCCGACCTGCTGCCCCCCGCGAACGAGCTGGCCGCGGTCGTCGAGAGGGCGGGGTTCACCGTGACGGAGGCGATCGACGCCGAGCGGTACCTCGTCTCGGCGCGTCGAACGGAGCGGTCGTGA
- a CDS encoding ABC transporter ATP-binding protein, translating into MSCRSPIVIFERVAVSYGRGRLPALAGIDLVVEHGERVALLGLNGSGKTTLLYAAAGLVPFTGRIEIDGRALDEESVEEARRKIGFLFAVPEDQILFPRVIDDVAFSLRSRGASPAEARERGRAALAAMGAPGIEDRPPGELSHGQRLRVALAGALVAEPAILLLDEPSAGLDPPGRRELAAHLATLPAAMLVATHDIEFARSACDRFVLLEEGRIAATGDCFEEVVGRWNGRAR; encoded by the coding sequence ATGAGCTGCCGGTCGCCGATCGTGATCTTCGAGCGGGTCGCCGTCTCCTACGGGCGCGGCCGTCTTCCCGCGCTGGCGGGGATCGATCTCGTCGTCGAGCACGGCGAGCGGGTCGCGCTCCTCGGCCTGAACGGCTCGGGAAAGACGACGCTCCTGTACGCCGCGGCCGGGCTCGTTCCCTTCACCGGGCGCATCGAGATCGACGGCCGCGCGCTCGACGAGGAGAGCGTCGAGGAGGCGAGGCGGAAGATCGGCTTCCTCTTCGCGGTGCCCGAGGACCAGATCCTCTTCCCCCGCGTGATCGACGACGTCGCCTTCTCGTTGCGCAGCCGGGGCGCCTCTCCCGCCGAGGCGCGGGAACGCGGCAGGGCGGCGCTCGCCGCGATGGGGGCGCCGGGGATCGAGGATCGTCCCCCGGGGGAGCTCTCCCACGGGCAGCGGCTCCGCGTGGCGCTCGCCGGCGCGCTCGTCGCCGAGCCGGCGATCCTCCTGCTCGACGAGCCCTCGGCCGGGCTCGATCCGCCCGGACGGCGCGAGCTGGCCGCCCACCTCGCCACCCTGCCGGCCGCGATGCTCGTCGCCACGCACGACATCGAATTCGCCCGGTCGGCCTGCGACCGTTTCGTTCTGCTCGAGGAGGGCCGGATCGCGGCGACCGGCGATTGCTTCGAGGAGGTCGTCGGCAGGTGGAACGGGCGCGCGCGATGA